A DNA window from Leopardus geoffroyi isolate Oge1 chromosome A1, O.geoffroyi_Oge1_pat1.0, whole genome shotgun sequence contains the following coding sequences:
- the CDC25C gene encoding M-phase inducer phosphatase 3 isoform X5, whose product MSTELISSAEEDVHPGSGPSFRSSQRKILNLLLERDTSFTTCPDLPRTPVNKLFGDSANLSVLSGGTPKCCLDLSNLSSGGEMSASQLTTSADLDETGHLESKGPQDIHLAGMNHHQHFTKCSPAQLLCSTPNVLDCGNRKKDAVCSSPTNKENKNNTLKSSEWWASRSLKFQKTPGEPYMSPLSLLDNGKLVEGEMKYLGSPITILQKLDKNSELEEHQAEEISNELMEFSLEDQEEIQGLGLKKAVSLCDINITQMLEEESNQGSLIGDFSKVCVLPTVSGRHQDLKYINPETVAALLSGKFQSLIEKFYIIDCRYPYEYQGGHIQGALNLYSQEELYDFFLKKPVMPLDTQKRIIIVFHCEFSSERGPRMCRSLREEDRALNQYPALYYPELYILKGGYRDFFPEYTELCEPQSYCPMHHQDHKAELLRCRSQSKAWEGERQLQEQIALLVKDVSP is encoded by the exons ATGTCTACAGAATTGATTTCATCTGCAGAAGAGGATGTACATCCTGGCTCAGGACCCAGTTTTAGGTCCAGTCAGAGGAAGATATTAAACCTGCTCTTGGAGAGAGACACTTCCTTTACCACCTGTCCAGATCTCCCTAGAACTCCAGTGAACAAACTCTTTGGCGATTCTGCAAACCTAAGTGTTTTGTCTGG AGGAACCCCAAAATGTTGCCTTGATCTTTCCAATCTTAGCAGTGGTGGGGAGATGTCTGCCAGTCAGCTTACCACTTCTGCAGACCTTGATGAAACAG GCCACTTGGAATCTAAAGGACCTCAGGACATACATTTAGCTGGGAT GAATCATCACCAGCACTTTACAAAATGCAGCCCA GCACAGCTGCTTTGTAGCACTCCAAATGTTTTGGACTGTGGCAACAGGAAGAAAGATGCAGTATGTAGCTCAcccacaaataaagaaaat AAGAATAACACTTTGAAGTCCTCTGAGTGGTGGGCATCCAGGAGCCTGAAGTTTCAAAAGACACCAGGGGAGCCTTACATGTCTCCCCTTTCTCTACTG GACAATGGAAAGTTGGtggaaggagaaatgaaatatCTGGGCAGTCCCATTACTATACTTCAAAAATTGGATAAAAATTCAGAACTAGAAGAACACCAGGCAGAGGAGATTTCAAATGAATTGATGGAGTTTTCTCTGGAAGATCAAGAAGAGATCCAG GGCTTAGGTCTAAAGAAGGCAGTCTCTCTCTGTGACATTAATATCACTCAGATGCTGGAGGAAGAGTCTAACCAGGGGTCTCTGATTGGTGATTTCTCCAAG GTGTGTGTGCTGCCAACCGTGTCAGGGAGACACCAAGATCTGAAGTACATCAACCCAGAAACA GTGGCTGCCTTACTGTCAGGGAAGTTCCAGAGTCTGATTGAGAAGTTTTATATCATCGATTGCCGCTATCCATATGAGTACCAGGGAGGACACATCCAG GGAGCCTTAAATTTGTACAGTCAGGAAGAACTATATGACTTCTTTCTGAAGAAGCCTGTCATGCCTCTGGACACCCAGAAAAGAATAATCATCGTGTTCCACTGTGAATTCTCCTCAGAAAGGGGTCCCCGAAT GTGCCGCTCTCTCAGAGAAGAGGACAGGGCTCTGAACCAGTATCCTGCATTGTACTACCCAGAGCTATATATCCTTAAAGGGGGCTACAGAGACTTCTTTCCAGAATATACG GAACTGTGTGAACCACAGAGCTACTGCCCTATGCATCACCAAGACCACAAGGCTGAGCTGCTGAGGTGTCGAAGCCAGAGCAAAGCATGGGAAGGGGAGCGGCAGCTGCAGGAGCAGATTGCCTTACTGGTGAAGGATGTGAGCCCATGA
- the CDC25C gene encoding M-phase inducer phosphatase 3 isoform X3, whose translation MSTELISSAEEDVHPGSGPSFRSSQRKILNLLLERDTSFTTCPDLPRTPVNKLFGDSANLSVLSGGTPKCCLDLSNLSSGGEMSASQLTTSADLDETGHLESKGPQDIHLAGMNHHQHFTKCSPAQLLCSTPNVLDCGNRKKDAVCSSPTNKENDNGKLVEGEMKYLGSPITILQKLDKNSELEEHQAEEISNELMEFSLEDQEEIQASLNRSSLYRSPSLPETLNRPRLNQVVKFKDNPIADKVKQEYCSHNKEFRKGLGLKKAVSLCDINITQMLEEESNQGSLIGDFSKVCVLPTVSGRHQDLKYINPETVAALLSGKFQSLIEKFYIIDCRYPYEYQGGHIQGALNLYSQEELYDFFLKKPVMPLDTQKRIIIVFHCEFSSERGPRMCRSLREEDRALNQYPALYYPELYILKGGYRDFFPEYTELCEPQSYCPMHHQDHKAELLRCRSQSKAWEGERQLQEQIALLVKDVSP comes from the exons ATGTCTACAGAATTGATTTCATCTGCAGAAGAGGATGTACATCCTGGCTCAGGACCCAGTTTTAGGTCCAGTCAGAGGAAGATATTAAACCTGCTCTTGGAGAGAGACACTTCCTTTACCACCTGTCCAGATCTCCCTAGAACTCCAGTGAACAAACTCTTTGGCGATTCTGCAAACCTAAGTGTTTTGTCTGG AGGAACCCCAAAATGTTGCCTTGATCTTTCCAATCTTAGCAGTGGTGGGGAGATGTCTGCCAGTCAGCTTACCACTTCTGCAGACCTTGATGAAACAG GCCACTTGGAATCTAAAGGACCTCAGGACATACATTTAGCTGGGAT GAATCATCACCAGCACTTTACAAAATGCAGCCCA GCACAGCTGCTTTGTAGCACTCCAAATGTTTTGGACTGTGGCAACAGGAAGAAAGATGCAGTATGTAGCTCAcccacaaataaagaaaat GACAATGGAAAGTTGGtggaaggagaaatgaaatatCTGGGCAGTCCCATTACTATACTTCAAAAATTGGATAAAAATTCAGAACTAGAAGAACACCAGGCAGAGGAGATTTCAAATGAATTGATGGAGTTTTCTCTGGAAGATCAAGAAGAGATCCAG GCATCTCTGAATAGAAGCTCCTTGTATCGCTCGCCTTCACTGCCAGAGACTCTGAACAGGCCAAGACTGAATCAGGTGGTAAAATTCAAGGACAATCCCATAGCGGATAAAGTAAAACAGGAGTATTGTTCTCACAACAAAGAATTCAGGAAG GGCTTAGGTCTAAAGAAGGCAGTCTCTCTCTGTGACATTAATATCACTCAGATGCTGGAGGAAGAGTCTAACCAGGGGTCTCTGATTGGTGATTTCTCCAAG GTGTGTGTGCTGCCAACCGTGTCAGGGAGACACCAAGATCTGAAGTACATCAACCCAGAAACA GTGGCTGCCTTACTGTCAGGGAAGTTCCAGAGTCTGATTGAGAAGTTTTATATCATCGATTGCCGCTATCCATATGAGTACCAGGGAGGACACATCCAG GGAGCCTTAAATTTGTACAGTCAGGAAGAACTATATGACTTCTTTCTGAAGAAGCCTGTCATGCCTCTGGACACCCAGAAAAGAATAATCATCGTGTTCCACTGTGAATTCTCCTCAGAAAGGGGTCCCCGAAT GTGCCGCTCTCTCAGAGAAGAGGACAGGGCTCTGAACCAGTATCCTGCATTGTACTACCCAGAGCTATATATCCTTAAAGGGGGCTACAGAGACTTCTTTCCAGAATATACG GAACTGTGTGAACCACAGAGCTACTGCCCTATGCATCACCAAGACCACAAGGCTGAGCTGCTGAGGTGTCGAAGCCAGAGCAAAGCATGGGAAGGGGAGCGGCAGCTGCAGGAGCAGATTGCCTTACTGGTGAAGGATGTGAGCCCATGA
- the CDC25C gene encoding M-phase inducer phosphatase 3 isoform X6, with the protein MSTELISSAEEDVHPGSGPSFRSSQRKILNLLLERDTSFTTCPDLPRTPVNKLFGDSANLSVLSGGTPKCCLDLSNLSSGGEMSASQLTTSADLDETGHLESKGPQDIHLAGMNHHQHFTKCSPAQLLCSTPNVLDCGNRKKDAVCSSPTNKENDNGKLVEGEMKYLGSPITILQKLDKNSELEEHQAEEISNELMEFSLEDQEEIQASLNRSSLYRSPSLPETLNRPRLNQVVKFKDNPIADKVKQEYCSHNKEFRKGLGLKKAVSLCDINITQMLEEESNQGSLIGDFSKVAALLSGKFQSLIEKFYIIDCRYPYEYQGGHIQGALNLYSQEELYDFFLKKPVMPLDTQKRIIIVFHCEFSSERGPRMCRSLREEDRALNQYPALYYPELYILKGGYRDFFPEYTELCEPQSYCPMHHQDHKAELLRCRSQSKAWEGERQLQEQIALLVKDVSP; encoded by the exons ATGTCTACAGAATTGATTTCATCTGCAGAAGAGGATGTACATCCTGGCTCAGGACCCAGTTTTAGGTCCAGTCAGAGGAAGATATTAAACCTGCTCTTGGAGAGAGACACTTCCTTTACCACCTGTCCAGATCTCCCTAGAACTCCAGTGAACAAACTCTTTGGCGATTCTGCAAACCTAAGTGTTTTGTCTGG AGGAACCCCAAAATGTTGCCTTGATCTTTCCAATCTTAGCAGTGGTGGGGAGATGTCTGCCAGTCAGCTTACCACTTCTGCAGACCTTGATGAAACAG GCCACTTGGAATCTAAAGGACCTCAGGACATACATTTAGCTGGGAT GAATCATCACCAGCACTTTACAAAATGCAGCCCA GCACAGCTGCTTTGTAGCACTCCAAATGTTTTGGACTGTGGCAACAGGAAGAAAGATGCAGTATGTAGCTCAcccacaaataaagaaaat GACAATGGAAAGTTGGtggaaggagaaatgaaatatCTGGGCAGTCCCATTACTATACTTCAAAAATTGGATAAAAATTCAGAACTAGAAGAACACCAGGCAGAGGAGATTTCAAATGAATTGATGGAGTTTTCTCTGGAAGATCAAGAAGAGATCCAG GCATCTCTGAATAGAAGCTCCTTGTATCGCTCGCCTTCACTGCCAGAGACTCTGAACAGGCCAAGACTGAATCAGGTGGTAAAATTCAAGGACAATCCCATAGCGGATAAAGTAAAACAGGAGTATTGTTCTCACAACAAAGAATTCAGGAAG GGCTTAGGTCTAAAGAAGGCAGTCTCTCTCTGTGACATTAATATCACTCAGATGCTGGAGGAAGAGTCTAACCAGGGGTCTCTGATTGGTGATTTCTCCAAG GTGGCTGCCTTACTGTCAGGGAAGTTCCAGAGTCTGATTGAGAAGTTTTATATCATCGATTGCCGCTATCCATATGAGTACCAGGGAGGACACATCCAG GGAGCCTTAAATTTGTACAGTCAGGAAGAACTATATGACTTCTTTCTGAAGAAGCCTGTCATGCCTCTGGACACCCAGAAAAGAATAATCATCGTGTTCCACTGTGAATTCTCCTCAGAAAGGGGTCCCCGAAT GTGCCGCTCTCTCAGAGAAGAGGACAGGGCTCTGAACCAGTATCCTGCATTGTACTACCCAGAGCTATATATCCTTAAAGGGGGCTACAGAGACTTCTTTCCAGAATATACG GAACTGTGTGAACCACAGAGCTACTGCCCTATGCATCACCAAGACCACAAGGCTGAGCTGCTGAGGTGTCGAAGCCAGAGCAAAGCATGGGAAGGGGAGCGGCAGCTGCAGGAGCAGATTGCCTTACTGGTGAAGGATGTGAGCCCATGA
- the CDC25C gene encoding M-phase inducer phosphatase 3 isoform X4: protein MSTELISSAEEDVHPGSGPSFRSSQRKILNLLLERDTSFTTCPDLPRTPVNKLFGDSANLSVLSGGTPKCCLDLSNLSSGGEMSASQLTTSADLDETGLADTCLPPANVIFLMQKNNTLKSSEWWASRSLKFQKTPGEPYMSPLSLLDNGKLVEGEMKYLGSPITILQKLDKNSELEEHQAEEISNELMEFSLEDQEEIQASLNRSSLYRSPSLPETLNRPRLNQVVKFKDNPIADKVKQEYCSHNKEFRKGLGLKKAVSLCDINITQMLEEESNQGSLIGDFSKVCVLPTVSGRHQDLKYINPETVAALLSGKFQSLIEKFYIIDCRYPYEYQGGHIQGALNLYSQEELYDFFLKKPVMPLDTQKRIIIVFHCEFSSERGPRMCRSLREEDRALNQYPALYYPELYILKGGYRDFFPEYTELCEPQSYCPMHHQDHKAELLRCRSQSKAWEGERQLQEQIALLVKDVSP from the exons ATGTCTACAGAATTGATTTCATCTGCAGAAGAGGATGTACATCCTGGCTCAGGACCCAGTTTTAGGTCCAGTCAGAGGAAGATATTAAACCTGCTCTTGGAGAGAGACACTTCCTTTACCACCTGTCCAGATCTCCCTAGAACTCCAGTGAACAAACTCTTTGGCGATTCTGCAAACCTAAGTGTTTTGTCTGG AGGAACCCCAAAATGTTGCCTTGATCTTTCCAATCTTAGCAGTGGTGGGGAGATGTCTGCCAGTCAGCTTACCACTTCTGCAGACCTTGATGAAACAG GGCTTGCTGACACTTGTCTTCCTCCAGCCAATGTAATTTTTCTTATGCAGAAGAATAACACTTTGAAGTCCTCTGAGTGGTGGGCATCCAGGAGCCTGAAGTTTCAAAAGACACCAGGGGAGCCTTACATGTCTCCCCTTTCTCTACTG GACAATGGAAAGTTGGtggaaggagaaatgaaatatCTGGGCAGTCCCATTACTATACTTCAAAAATTGGATAAAAATTCAGAACTAGAAGAACACCAGGCAGAGGAGATTTCAAATGAATTGATGGAGTTTTCTCTGGAAGATCAAGAAGAGATCCAG GCATCTCTGAATAGAAGCTCCTTGTATCGCTCGCCTTCACTGCCAGAGACTCTGAACAGGCCAAGACTGAATCAGGTGGTAAAATTCAAGGACAATCCCATAGCGGATAAAGTAAAACAGGAGTATTGTTCTCACAACAAAGAATTCAGGAAG GGCTTAGGTCTAAAGAAGGCAGTCTCTCTCTGTGACATTAATATCACTCAGATGCTGGAGGAAGAGTCTAACCAGGGGTCTCTGATTGGTGATTTCTCCAAG GTGTGTGTGCTGCCAACCGTGTCAGGGAGACACCAAGATCTGAAGTACATCAACCCAGAAACA GTGGCTGCCTTACTGTCAGGGAAGTTCCAGAGTCTGATTGAGAAGTTTTATATCATCGATTGCCGCTATCCATATGAGTACCAGGGAGGACACATCCAG GGAGCCTTAAATTTGTACAGTCAGGAAGAACTATATGACTTCTTTCTGAAGAAGCCTGTCATGCCTCTGGACACCCAGAAAAGAATAATCATCGTGTTCCACTGTGAATTCTCCTCAGAAAGGGGTCCCCGAAT GTGCCGCTCTCTCAGAGAAGAGGACAGGGCTCTGAACCAGTATCCTGCATTGTACTACCCAGAGCTATATATCCTTAAAGGGGGCTACAGAGACTTCTTTCCAGAATATACG GAACTGTGTGAACCACAGAGCTACTGCCCTATGCATCACCAAGACCACAAGGCTGAGCTGCTGAGGTGTCGAAGCCAGAGCAAAGCATGGGAAGGGGAGCGGCAGCTGCAGGAGCAGATTGCCTTACTGGTGAAGGATGTGAGCCCATGA
- the CDC25C gene encoding M-phase inducer phosphatase 3 isoform X8, producing MSTELISSAEEDVHPGSGPSFRSSQRKILNLLLERDTSFTTCPDLPRTPVNKLFGDSANLSVLSGGTPKCCLDLSNLSSGGEMSASQLTTSADLDETGHLESKGPQDIHLAGMNHHQHFTKCSPAQLLCSTPNVLDCGNRKKDAVCSSPTNKENDNGKLVEGEMKYLGSPITILQKLDKNSELEEHQAEEISNELMEFSLEDQEEIQGLGLKKAVSLCDINITQMLEEESNQGSLIGDFSKVCVLPTVSGRHQDLKYINPETVAALLSGKFQSLIEKFYIIDCRYPYEYQGGHIQGALNLYSQEELYDFFLKKPVMPLDTQKRIIIVFHCEFSSERGPRMCRSLREEDRALNQYPALYYPELYILKGGYRDFFPEYTELCEPQSYCPMHHQDHKAELLRCRSQSKAWEGERQLQEQIALLVKDVSP from the exons ATGTCTACAGAATTGATTTCATCTGCAGAAGAGGATGTACATCCTGGCTCAGGACCCAGTTTTAGGTCCAGTCAGAGGAAGATATTAAACCTGCTCTTGGAGAGAGACACTTCCTTTACCACCTGTCCAGATCTCCCTAGAACTCCAGTGAACAAACTCTTTGGCGATTCTGCAAACCTAAGTGTTTTGTCTGG AGGAACCCCAAAATGTTGCCTTGATCTTTCCAATCTTAGCAGTGGTGGGGAGATGTCTGCCAGTCAGCTTACCACTTCTGCAGACCTTGATGAAACAG GCCACTTGGAATCTAAAGGACCTCAGGACATACATTTAGCTGGGAT GAATCATCACCAGCACTTTACAAAATGCAGCCCA GCACAGCTGCTTTGTAGCACTCCAAATGTTTTGGACTGTGGCAACAGGAAGAAAGATGCAGTATGTAGCTCAcccacaaataaagaaaat GACAATGGAAAGTTGGtggaaggagaaatgaaatatCTGGGCAGTCCCATTACTATACTTCAAAAATTGGATAAAAATTCAGAACTAGAAGAACACCAGGCAGAGGAGATTTCAAATGAATTGATGGAGTTTTCTCTGGAAGATCAAGAAGAGATCCAG GGCTTAGGTCTAAAGAAGGCAGTCTCTCTCTGTGACATTAATATCACTCAGATGCTGGAGGAAGAGTCTAACCAGGGGTCTCTGATTGGTGATTTCTCCAAG GTGTGTGTGCTGCCAACCGTGTCAGGGAGACACCAAGATCTGAAGTACATCAACCCAGAAACA GTGGCTGCCTTACTGTCAGGGAAGTTCCAGAGTCTGATTGAGAAGTTTTATATCATCGATTGCCGCTATCCATATGAGTACCAGGGAGGACACATCCAG GGAGCCTTAAATTTGTACAGTCAGGAAGAACTATATGACTTCTTTCTGAAGAAGCCTGTCATGCCTCTGGACACCCAGAAAAGAATAATCATCGTGTTCCACTGTGAATTCTCCTCAGAAAGGGGTCCCCGAAT GTGCCGCTCTCTCAGAGAAGAGGACAGGGCTCTGAACCAGTATCCTGCATTGTACTACCCAGAGCTATATATCCTTAAAGGGGGCTACAGAGACTTCTTTCCAGAATATACG GAACTGTGTGAACCACAGAGCTACTGCCCTATGCATCACCAAGACCACAAGGCTGAGCTGCTGAGGTGTCGAAGCCAGAGCAAAGCATGGGAAGGGGAGCGGCAGCTGCAGGAGCAGATTGCCTTACTGGTGAAGGATGTGAGCCCATGA
- the CDC25C gene encoding M-phase inducer phosphatase 3 isoform X2 has product MSTELISSAEEDVHPGSGPSFRSSQRKILNLLLERDTSFTTCPDLPRTPVNKLFGDSANLSVLSGGTPKCCLDLSNLSSGGEMSASQLTTSADLDETGHLESKGPQDIHLAGMNHHQHFTKCSPAQLLCSTPNVLDCGNRKKDAVCSSPTNKENKNNTLKSSEWWASRSLKFQKTPGEPYMSPLSLLDNGKLVEGEMKYLGSPITILQKLDKNSELEEHQAEEISNELMEFSLEDQEEIQASLNRSSLYRSPSLPETLNRPRLNQVVKFKDNPIADKVKQEYCSHNKEFRKGLGLKKAVSLCDINITQMLEEESNQGSLIGDFSKVAALLSGKFQSLIEKFYIIDCRYPYEYQGGHIQGALNLYSQEELYDFFLKKPVMPLDTQKRIIIVFHCEFSSERGPRMCRSLREEDRALNQYPALYYPELYILKGGYRDFFPEYTELCEPQSYCPMHHQDHKAELLRCRSQSKAWEGERQLQEQIALLVKDVSP; this is encoded by the exons ATGTCTACAGAATTGATTTCATCTGCAGAAGAGGATGTACATCCTGGCTCAGGACCCAGTTTTAGGTCCAGTCAGAGGAAGATATTAAACCTGCTCTTGGAGAGAGACACTTCCTTTACCACCTGTCCAGATCTCCCTAGAACTCCAGTGAACAAACTCTTTGGCGATTCTGCAAACCTAAGTGTTTTGTCTGG AGGAACCCCAAAATGTTGCCTTGATCTTTCCAATCTTAGCAGTGGTGGGGAGATGTCTGCCAGTCAGCTTACCACTTCTGCAGACCTTGATGAAACAG GCCACTTGGAATCTAAAGGACCTCAGGACATACATTTAGCTGGGAT GAATCATCACCAGCACTTTACAAAATGCAGCCCA GCACAGCTGCTTTGTAGCACTCCAAATGTTTTGGACTGTGGCAACAGGAAGAAAGATGCAGTATGTAGCTCAcccacaaataaagaaaat AAGAATAACACTTTGAAGTCCTCTGAGTGGTGGGCATCCAGGAGCCTGAAGTTTCAAAAGACACCAGGGGAGCCTTACATGTCTCCCCTTTCTCTACTG GACAATGGAAAGTTGGtggaaggagaaatgaaatatCTGGGCAGTCCCATTACTATACTTCAAAAATTGGATAAAAATTCAGAACTAGAAGAACACCAGGCAGAGGAGATTTCAAATGAATTGATGGAGTTTTCTCTGGAAGATCAAGAAGAGATCCAG GCATCTCTGAATAGAAGCTCCTTGTATCGCTCGCCTTCACTGCCAGAGACTCTGAACAGGCCAAGACTGAATCAGGTGGTAAAATTCAAGGACAATCCCATAGCGGATAAAGTAAAACAGGAGTATTGTTCTCACAACAAAGAATTCAGGAAG GGCTTAGGTCTAAAGAAGGCAGTCTCTCTCTGTGACATTAATATCACTCAGATGCTGGAGGAAGAGTCTAACCAGGGGTCTCTGATTGGTGATTTCTCCAAG GTGGCTGCCTTACTGTCAGGGAAGTTCCAGAGTCTGATTGAGAAGTTTTATATCATCGATTGCCGCTATCCATATGAGTACCAGGGAGGACACATCCAG GGAGCCTTAAATTTGTACAGTCAGGAAGAACTATATGACTTCTTTCTGAAGAAGCCTGTCATGCCTCTGGACACCCAGAAAAGAATAATCATCGTGTTCCACTGTGAATTCTCCTCAGAAAGGGGTCCCCGAAT GTGCCGCTCTCTCAGAGAAGAGGACAGGGCTCTGAACCAGTATCCTGCATTGTACTACCCAGAGCTATATATCCTTAAAGGGGGCTACAGAGACTTCTTTCCAGAATATACG GAACTGTGTGAACCACAGAGCTACTGCCCTATGCATCACCAAGACCACAAGGCTGAGCTGCTGAGGTGTCGAAGCCAGAGCAAAGCATGGGAAGGGGAGCGGCAGCTGCAGGAGCAGATTGCCTTACTGGTGAAGGATGTGAGCCCATGA
- the CDC25C gene encoding M-phase inducer phosphatase 3 isoform X1 — protein sequence MSTELISSAEEDVHPGSGPSFRSSQRKILNLLLERDTSFTTCPDLPRTPVNKLFGDSANLSVLSGGTPKCCLDLSNLSSGGEMSASQLTTSADLDETGHLESKGPQDIHLAGMNHHQHFTKCSPAQLLCSTPNVLDCGNRKKDAVCSSPTNKENKNNTLKSSEWWASRSLKFQKTPGEPYMSPLSLLDNGKLVEGEMKYLGSPITILQKLDKNSELEEHQAEEISNELMEFSLEDQEEIQASLNRSSLYRSPSLPETLNRPRLNQVVKFKDNPIADKVKQEYCSHNKEFRKGLGLKKAVSLCDINITQMLEEESNQGSLIGDFSKVCVLPTVSGRHQDLKYINPETVAALLSGKFQSLIEKFYIIDCRYPYEYQGGHIQGALNLYSQEELYDFFLKKPVMPLDTQKRIIIVFHCEFSSERGPRMCRSLREEDRALNQYPALYYPELYILKGGYRDFFPEYTELCEPQSYCPMHHQDHKAELLRCRSQSKAWEGERQLQEQIALLVKDVSP from the exons ATGTCTACAGAATTGATTTCATCTGCAGAAGAGGATGTACATCCTGGCTCAGGACCCAGTTTTAGGTCCAGTCAGAGGAAGATATTAAACCTGCTCTTGGAGAGAGACACTTCCTTTACCACCTGTCCAGATCTCCCTAGAACTCCAGTGAACAAACTCTTTGGCGATTCTGCAAACCTAAGTGTTTTGTCTGG AGGAACCCCAAAATGTTGCCTTGATCTTTCCAATCTTAGCAGTGGTGGGGAGATGTCTGCCAGTCAGCTTACCACTTCTGCAGACCTTGATGAAACAG GCCACTTGGAATCTAAAGGACCTCAGGACATACATTTAGCTGGGAT GAATCATCACCAGCACTTTACAAAATGCAGCCCA GCACAGCTGCTTTGTAGCACTCCAAATGTTTTGGACTGTGGCAACAGGAAGAAAGATGCAGTATGTAGCTCAcccacaaataaagaaaat AAGAATAACACTTTGAAGTCCTCTGAGTGGTGGGCATCCAGGAGCCTGAAGTTTCAAAAGACACCAGGGGAGCCTTACATGTCTCCCCTTTCTCTACTG GACAATGGAAAGTTGGtggaaggagaaatgaaatatCTGGGCAGTCCCATTACTATACTTCAAAAATTGGATAAAAATTCAGAACTAGAAGAACACCAGGCAGAGGAGATTTCAAATGAATTGATGGAGTTTTCTCTGGAAGATCAAGAAGAGATCCAG GCATCTCTGAATAGAAGCTCCTTGTATCGCTCGCCTTCACTGCCAGAGACTCTGAACAGGCCAAGACTGAATCAGGTGGTAAAATTCAAGGACAATCCCATAGCGGATAAAGTAAAACAGGAGTATTGTTCTCACAACAAAGAATTCAGGAAG GGCTTAGGTCTAAAGAAGGCAGTCTCTCTCTGTGACATTAATATCACTCAGATGCTGGAGGAAGAGTCTAACCAGGGGTCTCTGATTGGTGATTTCTCCAAG GTGTGTGTGCTGCCAACCGTGTCAGGGAGACACCAAGATCTGAAGTACATCAACCCAGAAACA GTGGCTGCCTTACTGTCAGGGAAGTTCCAGAGTCTGATTGAGAAGTTTTATATCATCGATTGCCGCTATCCATATGAGTACCAGGGAGGACACATCCAG GGAGCCTTAAATTTGTACAGTCAGGAAGAACTATATGACTTCTTTCTGAAGAAGCCTGTCATGCCTCTGGACACCCAGAAAAGAATAATCATCGTGTTCCACTGTGAATTCTCCTCAGAAAGGGGTCCCCGAAT GTGCCGCTCTCTCAGAGAAGAGGACAGGGCTCTGAACCAGTATCCTGCATTGTACTACCCAGAGCTATATATCCTTAAAGGGGGCTACAGAGACTTCTTTCCAGAATATACG GAACTGTGTGAACCACAGAGCTACTGCCCTATGCATCACCAAGACCACAAGGCTGAGCTGCTGAGGTGTCGAAGCCAGAGCAAAGCATGGGAAGGGGAGCGGCAGCTGCAGGAGCAGATTGCCTTACTGGTGAAGGATGTGAGCCCATGA